A genomic segment from Polyangium mundeleinium encodes:
- a CDS encoding ABC-F family ATP-binding cassette domain-containing protein translates to MPVLVAQELTKSFGERRILDGVSLSIHSGEHVGLVGANGSGKSTLARILAGLDKPDTGTVAQRRGADVAYLSQEPALDPVKTARELVVDGLGPWAAAKARYETISARLGHGDGDQDALLAEQAELAAQIERFGGWDQLHKVDEILGHVGVTRPDAPTAELSGGDKRRVALACLLIAPPALLVLDEPSNHLDTETIDWLERWLVEEYKGALLIVTHDRYLLDRVVDRTIELHRGKVYSYEGGYEDYLEAKAERLAIEARTEQNRQNLLRTELEWLRRQPKARTTKQKARIQRAEAAKAATPARAEQTTKLLAESSFTGKTVLELRKLTLEMAGRTLVKDFDFVLAAGERVGIVGRNGTGKTTLLRSILGDVAPARGEVVVGKNTRVGYFDQHRSGLDEDKSIYDNVAAAGNKIELGGQPIEVRSFLERFLFDGHAQRQPVKSLSGGERARVVLAKMLSQSHSLLILDEPTNDLDLPTLSALEEMLTEYGGSALVVTHDRWFLDRVATSLLVFEGDGRVVRYAGGHQDYLVQKAAAEAAKEEAVKAAAAAAKVASKDKPAAAKPVAPKSKGLTWSEQRELEGIMGRIEEAEGEVASLEKELADPALYSSRGAEVPVLGRRLDEAKARAATLIARWEELEQKQAGA, encoded by the coding sequence GTGCCCGTCCTCGTCGCGCAGGAGTTAACGAAGTCGTTTGGTGAGAGGCGCATCCTTGATGGCGTCTCGCTTTCCATCCACAGCGGAGAACATGTAGGGCTCGTCGGAGCCAATGGGAGCGGCAAGAGCACGCTCGCGCGTATCCTCGCGGGCCTCGACAAGCCCGACACGGGCACGGTCGCGCAGCGACGTGGCGCCGACGTCGCGTATCTCTCGCAGGAGCCCGCGCTCGATCCGGTGAAAACGGCCCGCGAGCTGGTCGTCGATGGCCTCGGCCCGTGGGCTGCGGCGAAGGCGCGATACGAGACGATCTCGGCGCGCCTCGGCCACGGCGACGGGGATCAGGATGCCCTCCTCGCCGAGCAGGCGGAGTTGGCTGCGCAGATCGAGCGGTTCGGCGGCTGGGATCAGCTTCACAAGGTCGACGAGATCCTCGGCCACGTCGGCGTCACGCGCCCCGACGCGCCCACGGCCGAGCTCTCCGGCGGAGACAAACGGCGCGTCGCGCTCGCTTGCCTGCTCATCGCGCCGCCTGCGCTGCTCGTGCTCGACGAACCTTCGAACCACCTCGACACCGAGACGATCGACTGGCTCGAACGCTGGCTCGTCGAGGAGTACAAGGGCGCGCTGCTCATCGTCACGCACGATCGGTATTTGCTCGACCGCGTCGTCGATCGGACGATCGAGCTCCACCGCGGCAAGGTGTATTCGTACGAGGGCGGCTACGAGGACTACCTCGAAGCGAAGGCGGAGCGGCTCGCGATCGAGGCGCGCACCGAGCAGAACCGGCAGAACCTGCTCCGGACCGAGCTTGAATGGCTCCGGCGCCAGCCGAAGGCGCGCACGACCAAGCAGAAGGCGCGGATCCAGCGGGCCGAGGCCGCGAAGGCGGCCACCCCCGCGCGCGCCGAGCAGACCACGAAGCTCCTGGCAGAGTCGAGTTTTACAGGGAAAACCGTCCTCGAGCTACGCAAGCTCACGCTGGAGATGGCGGGCCGCACGCTCGTGAAGGACTTCGATTTTGTGCTCGCGGCCGGCGAGCGCGTGGGGATCGTGGGCCGGAACGGCACGGGGAAAACCACACTCCTCCGGTCGATCCTGGGGGACGTCGCGCCGGCGCGCGGCGAGGTGGTGGTCGGGAAAAACACCCGCGTCGGGTATTTCGATCAGCACCGGAGCGGGCTCGACGAGGACAAATCGATCTACGACAACGTCGCGGCGGCGGGGAACAAGATCGAGCTCGGCGGCCAGCCGATCGAGGTCCGCTCGTTCCTCGAACGGTTCCTCTTCGACGGCCACGCGCAGCGGCAGCCCGTGAAATCGCTCTCCGGTGGCGAACGGGCGCGCGTCGTCCTCGCGAAGATGCTCTCGCAGAGCCATAGCCTGCTCATCCTGGACGAACCCACGAACGACCTCGATCTGCCCACGCTCTCGGCGCTGGAGGAGATGCTCACCGAATACGGCGGCAGCGCGCTCGTCGTGACGCACGACCGGTGGTTCCTCGATCGGGTCGCGACCTCGCTCCTCGTCTTCGAGGGGGACGGCCGCGTCGTGCGGTATGCCGGCGGGCACCAGGATTATCTCGTCCAAAAAGCGGCAGCGGAGGCGGCGAAGGAGGAGGCGGTGAAGGCCGCGGCGGCTGCCGCGAAAGTGGCCAGCAAAGACAAACCCGCCGCGGCGAAGCCGGTTGCACCGAAATCGAAGGGGCTCACGTGGTCCGAGCAGCGCGAGCTCGAAGGGATCATGGGCCGGATCGAGGAGGCGGAGGGCGAGGTCGCATCGCTCGAAAAAGAGCTCGCGGATCCGGCGCTCTATTCGTCACGCGGGGCGGAGGTCCCGGTGCTCGGGCGGCGCCTCGACGAGGCCAAGGCGCGCGCCGCGACCCTGATTGCGCGGTGGGAAGAGCTGGAGCAGAAGCAAGCCGGCGCTTAG
- a CDS encoding DUF362 domain-containing protein, with product MSKSKVAILRTSPGTVLEDYHRLMNLAGYQDVVAKDADTALKVNISWHFFFPGSSTVPWQLEGVIRAMQRDGYAKDLIHACHNRTVVIDAHLGERENKQIDVVQAHGLRNVHLYEGEAWIDVRDAVGDLTKKFLCLNEVYPKGFSIPKRFIGENIIHLPTVKTHIFTTTTGAMKNAFGGLLNEHRHWTHPVIHETLVDLLMIQKKIHRGVFAVMDGTFAGDGPGPRCMIPHVKNVILASADQVAIDAVAGKLMGFDPLRDLKFVRLAHDLGLGCGDVRDIEIVGDVDALNDKWDFQGPFKEMTFASRNQHRIYWGPLKKPVEWSLKTWLAPWAYVASVAYHDAFWYPMYAQKNVQRVLASEWGRLFANWGHVQPDAEGRGYPDVGEVSPELIRIGLKHFLEAFRLIGMAVAESPELKHRRMRQERDAARSQHS from the coding sequence ATGAGCAAGTCGAAAGTCGCGATCCTGCGGACATCTCCCGGAACCGTCCTCGAGGACTACCACCGCTTGATGAACCTGGCGGGCTACCAGGACGTCGTCGCCAAGGACGCGGACACGGCCCTCAAGGTCAACATCTCCTGGCATTTCTTCTTTCCGGGCTCGTCCACCGTGCCCTGGCAGCTCGAAGGCGTCATCCGCGCGATGCAGCGGGATGGCTACGCGAAGGATCTGATCCACGCCTGCCACAACCGCACCGTGGTGATCGACGCGCACCTCGGCGAGCGCGAGAATAAGCAGATCGACGTCGTCCAGGCCCACGGCCTGCGCAACGTCCACCTCTACGAGGGTGAGGCGTGGATCGACGTGCGCGACGCCGTCGGTGATCTGACGAAGAAGTTCCTCTGCTTGAACGAGGTCTACCCGAAGGGCTTCAGCATCCCGAAGCGCTTCATCGGGGAGAACATCATCCACCTGCCCACCGTGAAGACGCACATCTTCACGACGACGACGGGCGCGATGAAGAACGCGTTCGGCGGCCTCTTGAACGAGCACCGCCACTGGACGCACCCGGTCATCCACGAGACGCTCGTCGATCTTTTGATGATCCAGAAGAAGATCCACCGCGGCGTCTTCGCCGTGATGGACGGGACCTTCGCCGGCGACGGCCCGGGGCCGCGCTGCATGATCCCGCATGTGAAGAACGTGATCCTCGCGTCGGCCGATCAGGTCGCGATCGACGCGGTCGCGGGCAAGCTCATGGGCTTCGATCCGCTGCGTGACCTCAAGTTCGTCCGCCTCGCGCACGACCTCGGCCTCGGCTGCGGCGACGTGCGCGACATCGAGATCGTCGGCGACGTCGATGCTTTGAACGACAAGTGGGACTTCCAGGGCCCGTTCAAGGAGATGACCTTCGCCTCGCGCAACCAGCACCGGATCTACTGGGGCCCGCTGAAGAAGCCGGTCGAGTGGTCGCTGAAGACGTGGCTCGCGCCGTGGGCGTACGTCGCGTCCGTCGCGTACCACGACGCGTTCTGGTACCCGATGTACGCGCAGAAGAACGTGCAGCGCGTCCTCGCGAGCGAGTGGGGCCGCCTCTTCGCGAACTGGGGCCACGTGCAGCCCGACGCCGAGGGCCGCGGTTATCCCGACGTCGGCGAGGTCAGCCCCGAGCTCATCCGCATCGGCCTCAAGCACTTCCTCGAGGCATTCCGCCTCATCGGCATGGCCGTCGCCGAGTCGCCCGAGCTCAAGCACCGCCGCATGCGCCAGGAGCGCGACGCGGCGCGCAGCCAGCATTCGTGA
- a CDS encoding DUF721 domain-containing protein, whose amino-acid sequence MEPLFAVLARERGITPPSDASRSPVRARDWEAAVGSRIAARARPVKLERGVLHVRAASATWAQELSMLCEPILEQLKARGVAVESLRFRVGPVDPPERAKTRNDVRTAPPAVKLPEVLAAEIEHVADEALREAIRRAAAKNLGWQRMRTSRKRTTAPEARVESDERVPRAPEAETATTTRAARGPRPAARGSDPQDRAGAQSSAVPRRTRGSS is encoded by the coding sequence ATGGAGCCGCTCTTCGCGGTGCTCGCCCGCGAGCGCGGGATCACGCCGCCGTCGGACGCGTCGCGTTCTCCGGTCCGCGCACGTGACTGGGAAGCTGCTGTCGGCTCGCGCATCGCGGCGCGCGCGCGGCCCGTCAAGCTGGAGCGCGGCGTACTCCACGTGCGCGCGGCGAGCGCGACGTGGGCGCAGGAGCTCTCGATGCTGTGCGAGCCGATCCTGGAGCAGCTCAAGGCGCGCGGCGTCGCGGTCGAGTCGCTGCGCTTCCGCGTGGGCCCCGTGGACCCGCCCGAGCGCGCGAAGACGCGGAACGACGTGCGTACGGCGCCGCCTGCCGTGAAGCTGCCCGAGGTGCTCGCCGCGGAGATCGAGCACGTGGCCGATGAAGCGCTGCGCGAGGCGATCCGGCGCGCGGCGGCGAAGAACCTCGGCTGGCAACGCATGCGCACGAGCCGCAAGAGGACCACGGCGCCCGAGGCGCGCGTCGAGAGCGACGAGCGTGTCCCGCGCGCGCCCGAAGCGGAGACGGCTACGACGACGCGAGCCGCTCGAGGCCCTCGACCCGCTGCACGAGGAAGCGATCCGCAGGACCGAGCTGGGGCGCAATCTTCTGCAGTTCCGCGACGTACGCGCGGATCATCCTGA
- a CDS encoding protein kinase domain-containing protein: MSHRLIAGKYELVRQIGRGAMGYIWEALDLHLRRRVALKLMSPDHVASTTARTRFDREAKAIAQLKNQHVVQIYDYGIDEGSPYIVMELLEGEDFESRLERIERMPLSALVPIVTQAAIGLAAAHAKGIVHRDFKPANVFMARGEADETVKILDFGVVSMLTSEEDATEDELQLTTAGSIVGTPLYMSPEQIRCGAVDLRSDLWSLAVLAYRALTGQHPFPGQWLGMLMVRICTDPFPPPSTYLKELTPEVDRFFERALAKDPDKRFRSAREFASAFAALAERNQPGTAKILVVDDEPDVPHLIKQRFRQQIKKEVYAFVFATNGESALEELRKHGDIDVVLTDINMPGMDGLTFLSRVGDVNPLVRTIIVSAYGDMSNIRTAMNRGAFDFLVKPIDFKDLEVTIEKTLKHVTELRTNARSSEENSVLRMFVSPSLVDRLRSASSFAAIDTWQGTVVFIDVAGFHASSKTQEPNERVRTLNANFEVIVPAVTNRGGVVDKFLGDAVMATFRGDHHVTRALEASLDVRMQLRTLALRAGQDSPFALGVSIGVATGDMLSGEIGSKAFGRLDYTILGEVPRAAAMLQAAATRNQILMNRGAFDVAKDSFDCVPVHPTMSEPLEAFELVRRAGGETIGGRGGPNSMAETIDLTGGPPGGNAATGGGSPLI, translated from the coding sequence ATGTCCCACCGCCTCATCGCCGGCAAATACGAGCTCGTGCGGCAGATCGGGCGTGGGGCCATGGGCTACATCTGGGAGGCGCTCGATCTCCATCTGCGTCGGCGGGTGGCCCTCAAGCTCATGTCCCCGGACCACGTGGCCTCGACCACCGCGCGGACCCGCTTCGATCGGGAAGCGAAGGCGATTGCGCAGCTCAAGAATCAGCACGTGGTGCAGATCTACGATTACGGCATTGACGAGGGTTCGCCGTACATCGTGATGGAGCTCCTGGAAGGCGAGGACTTCGAGAGCCGGCTCGAACGGATCGAGCGTATGCCGCTCAGCGCGCTCGTGCCAATCGTGACGCAGGCAGCGATAGGCCTCGCGGCCGCGCACGCGAAGGGCATCGTGCACCGCGATTTCAAGCCCGCGAACGTATTCATGGCGCGCGGCGAGGCCGACGAGACGGTCAAGATCCTCGACTTCGGCGTGGTCTCGATGCTGACGAGCGAGGAGGACGCGACGGAGGACGAGCTTCAGCTCACCACGGCAGGCAGCATCGTGGGGACGCCGCTCTACATGAGCCCCGAGCAGATCCGCTGCGGCGCCGTGGATCTGCGGAGCGATCTGTGGTCGCTCGCAGTGCTCGCCTACCGCGCCCTGACGGGGCAGCACCCGTTCCCCGGGCAATGGCTGGGGATGCTGATGGTGCGCATTTGCACCGATCCGTTCCCGCCGCCTTCGACCTATTTGAAGGAGCTGACGCCGGAGGTAGATCGTTTCTTCGAGCGCGCGCTGGCGAAGGACCCGGACAAGCGCTTCCGCTCGGCGCGGGAATTCGCCAGCGCATTCGCGGCGCTCGCCGAGCGCAACCAGCCAGGGACGGCGAAGATCCTCGTCGTCGACGACGAGCCCGACGTCCCGCACCTCATCAAGCAGCGCTTTCGCCAGCAGATCAAGAAAGAGGTGTATGCCTTCGTCTTCGCGACGAACGGCGAGAGCGCGCTCGAAGAGCTGCGCAAGCACGGGGACATCGACGTCGTCCTGACCGACATCAACATGCCAGGCATGGATGGGCTCACGTTCCTTTCGCGCGTAGGCGACGTGAATCCGCTCGTCCGGACGATCATCGTCTCGGCCTACGGCGACATGAGCAACATCCGCACCGCGATGAACCGCGGCGCGTTCGATTTCCTGGTCAAACCGATCGATTTCAAGGATCTCGAGGTCACGATCGAGAAGACGCTGAAGCACGTGACGGAGCTGCGGACGAACGCCCGTTCGAGCGAAGAAAACAGCGTGCTGCGCATGTTCGTGAGCCCGAGCCTGGTCGACAGGCTGAGGTCGGCGTCGTCGTTCGCCGCGATCGATACCTGGCAAGGCACGGTGGTGTTCATCGACGTCGCGGGCTTCCACGCGAGCTCGAAGACGCAAGAGCCCAATGAACGCGTGCGTACGCTGAACGCGAATTTCGAGGTGATCGTGCCGGCCGTGACGAACCGCGGCGGCGTGGTCGACAAGTTCCTCGGTGACGCGGTGATGGCGACGTTCCGGGGCGATCATCACGTGACGCGCGCGCTCGAAGCGAGCCTCGACGTGCGAATGCAGCTCCGCACGCTGGCATTACGCGCCGGGCAGGATTCGCCGTTCGCGCTGGGCGTGTCGATCGGCGTGGCGACGGGGGACATGCTATCCGGCGAGATCGGGTCGAAGGCGTTCGGGCGGCTCGATTACACGATTCTCGGCGAGGTACCGCGCGCGGCGGCGATGCTCCAGGCCGCGGCCACGAGGAATCAGATCCTCATGAATCGAGGCGCGTTCGACGTGGCGAAAGATTCGTTCGATTGCGTGCCCGTTCACCCAACGATGAGCGAGCCGCTGGAAGCGTTCGAGCTCGTGCGTCGCGCGGGTGGAGAAACGATCGGCGGCAGGGGCGGGCCGAATTCAATGGCCGAAACGATCGACCTGACGGGCGGGCCGCCTGGGGGGAATGCGGCGACCGGGGGCGGGTCGCCGCTGATCTGA
- a CDS encoding vWA domain-containing protein: protein MLRSRPVVALVALVTLAQTLAGCGAAPSSSGGAAEPRTATAVSDDSSPRQYTAAETAAPAADEAAPVAAGAAAPMPQQPVNPSPTMMAPPPPAPPPPSIVPTQPMKKAEAERKVAVATQKPAPQPAPIAVAPPEPKGTEDYKDYGVNPVVDPQKDRLSTFAIDVDTASYSIARRKIMEGTLPPFASVRAEEFLNYFDYNYEAPKSGPFSVHFAAAPSPFTKGHHLVRVAVQGKRVPESARKPVHLVYLVDTSGSMESADKIPLAKRSLKLLTSSLKKGDTVALCTYAGNVREVLAPTGIEEKDKIFRAIDDLSASGSTAMASGIELAYKLAERTLVKGHVNRVIVLSDGDANVGPTSHEQILDMIGRYKEKGITLSTVGFGSGNYKDTMMERLADKGDGNYAYIDSEVQAKRVFQDQLSGMLEVIARDVKIQVEFDPKMVKEYRLIGYENRDIADKDFRNDKVDAGEIGNGHAVTAIYDVVLKDTKSSPIVLRLRHKQPLAGDTATESEFKMDPGAIAASFDAAGRDFRFAATVAAFAEVLRQSPHARDWSMKDIARLADQAATTQSDQQEFVSLVHRAEKLATGNQGPAIAR from the coding sequence ATGTTGCGCTCTCGCCCCGTCGTCGCCCTCGTCGCCCTCGTCACGCTCGCCCAGACCCTCGCCGGTTGCGGTGCCGCACCCTCCTCGTCGGGAGGCGCCGCCGAGCCGAGGACCGCGACGGCGGTCAGCGATGACTCCTCCCCGAGGCAATACACGGCCGCCGAGACGGCCGCGCCGGCCGCAGACGAGGCCGCGCCCGTGGCAGCCGGGGCGGCCGCGCCGATGCCGCAGCAGCCCGTGAACCCCTCGCCCACGATGATGGCGCCGCCTCCGCCCGCGCCGCCCCCGCCTTCGATCGTGCCCACGCAGCCCATGAAAAAGGCCGAGGCCGAGCGCAAGGTCGCCGTCGCCACGCAAAAGCCGGCGCCGCAGCCCGCCCCGATCGCCGTCGCGCCGCCCGAGCCGAAGGGCACCGAGGATTACAAGGATTACGGCGTGAACCCGGTCGTCGACCCGCAAAAGGATCGGCTCTCGACGTTCGCCATCGACGTCGACACCGCGTCGTATTCGATCGCGCGCCGGAAAATCATGGAGGGCACGCTCCCGCCGTTTGCCTCCGTCCGCGCCGAAGAGTTTTTGAACTATTTCGATTACAACTACGAGGCGCCGAAGAGCGGGCCGTTCTCGGTGCACTTCGCCGCCGCGCCGTCGCCGTTCACGAAGGGCCATCACCTCGTGCGCGTCGCCGTGCAAGGCAAGCGCGTGCCGGAGAGCGCGCGCAAGCCCGTGCACCTCGTGTACCTCGTCGACACGAGCGGCTCGATGGAATCGGCCGACAAGATCCCGCTGGCCAAGCGGAGCCTGAAGCTCCTCACGAGCTCACTGAAGAAGGGCGACACCGTGGCGCTCTGCACGTACGCCGGCAACGTGCGCGAGGTGCTCGCGCCGACCGGGATCGAGGAGAAGGACAAGATCTTCCGCGCGATCGACGACCTCTCGGCCTCGGGATCGACCGCGATGGCGAGCGGCATCGAGCTCGCGTACAAGCTCGCCGAGCGGACGCTGGTGAAGGGCCACGTCAATCGCGTCATCGTGCTCTCGGACGGCGACGCGAACGTGGGGCCGACGTCGCACGAGCAGATCCTCGACATGATCGGCCGTTACAAGGAGAAGGGCATCACGCTGAGCACGGTGGGCTTCGGGTCCGGCAATTACAAGGACACGATGATGGAGCGCCTCGCCGACAAGGGCGACGGCAATTACGCGTACATCGACAGCGAGGTGCAGGCGAAGCGCGTGTTCCAGGACCAGCTCTCCGGCATGCTGGAGGTCATCGCGCGCGACGTGAAGATTCAGGTGGAGTTCGACCCGAAGATGGTGAAGGAGTACCGGCTCATCGGTTACGAGAACCGGGACATCGCGGACAAGGATTTCCGCAATGACAAGGTCGACGCGGGCGAGATCGGCAACGGCCACGCGGTGACGGCGATCTACGACGTGGTCCTCAAGGATACGAAGTCCTCGCCGATCGTGCTCCGCCTCCGCCACAAGCAGCCGCTCGCGGGGGATACGGCGACGGAGAGCGAGTTCAAGATGGATCCGGGGGCGATCGCGGCCTCGTTCGACGCGGCGGGGCGCGATTTCCGGTTCGCCGCAACAGTCGCGGCCTTCGCCGAGGTGCTGCGGCAGAGCCCGCACGCGCGCGATTGGTCGATGAAGGACATCGCCCGGCTCGCCGACCAGGCCGCGACGACGCAATCCGATCAGCAGGAGTTCGTGAGCCTCGTGCACCGCGCGGAGAAGCTCGCGACGGGCAATCAGGGGCCGGCCATCGCGCGCTGA
- a CDS encoding FHA domain-containing protein, with amino-acid sequence MPFRIRYLAHDLELPFGEFVVGRGPECQLAVDDPLVSRKHAALVVGSNGVVAKDLGSRNGVLVNGVRIEGPRELVPGDKIRIGNQEIIIYKTDEPRSSPLADEEHRRAMQTIGGMQVAEIHASIEAAAIDSKGDVDIRLGGRSETSRRFQSVRLLCGVADKALAMGRADEAERILASLLQGILKRAKTGQRPKGGVAEYAALYAARLAAATAKGSWIDYVFDLYTTISAPLPGSVIDELYTIVRKAKGYDIRMIRAYVAELQKIAPQLGPADRFLVQRVEGLERLASS; translated from the coding sequence ATGCCGTTCAGGATCCGTTACCTCGCGCATGACCTCGAGCTCCCGTTCGGGGAGTTCGTCGTCGGGCGCGGGCCCGAGTGCCAGCTCGCGGTCGATGATCCGCTCGTGTCGCGCAAGCACGCCGCGCTCGTCGTCGGCTCGAACGGCGTCGTCGCGAAGGACCTCGGCAGCCGCAACGGCGTGCTCGTCAACGGCGTGCGCATCGAAGGTCCGCGCGAGCTCGTGCCGGGCGACAAGATCCGCATCGGCAACCAGGAGATCATCATCTACAAGACCGACGAGCCGCGCTCGAGCCCGCTCGCGGACGAGGAGCATCGCCGCGCGATGCAGACGATCGGCGGCATGCAGGTCGCCGAGATCCATGCCTCCATCGAGGCTGCGGCGATCGACTCGAAGGGCGACGTCGACATCCGGCTCGGCGGTCGATCGGAGACGTCGCGACGTTTCCAGTCGGTGCGTCTGCTCTGCGGCGTCGCGGACAAGGCACTCGCGATGGGCCGCGCCGACGAGGCCGAGCGCATCCTCGCCTCGCTCCTGCAGGGCATCTTGAAGCGCGCCAAGACGGGCCAGCGTCCGAAGGGCGGCGTCGCCGAGTACGCCGCGCTTTATGCCGCGCGCCTCGCCGCTGCGACGGCGAAGGGCTCGTGGATCGACTACGTCTTCGATCTCTACACGACGATCAGCGCGCCGCTGCCCGGCTCCGTGATCGACGAGCTCTACACGATCGTGCGCAAGGCCAAGGGCTACGACATCAGGATGATCCGCGCGTACGTCGCGGAACTGCAGAAGATTGCGCCCCAGCTCGGTCCTGCGGATCGCTTCCTCGTGCAGCGGGTCGAGGGCCTCGAGCGGCTCGCGTCGTCGTAG
- a CDS encoding phospholipase D-like domain-containing protein translates to MSRLALPLAASLLVLAGCPHEPAPQTPAPAPTPGEPFVAGMPLEIVETPPAETTLDHPDVQNAAEVWLAMIQGAKRSIDIEHFYISNAPGGKLEPVLAAIEEAVRRGVRVRLLADVKFYLRYPESVDRLASHGVLVRKLDLRSRDGVQHAKYMVVDEGDAYVGSQNMDYRSLEHIQEIGARVRVPEVVAAYARVFAQDWWIAGGEVAAESPDTKPLALPARFTFGAEEVRILPTASPKDLLPAGVPWELPELLARIDGAERTLDVQVLTYRTKMRNGTPWTDLDDALRRAAKRGVRVRLLVADWSKREASLEGLRELSRVPGISIRFLVIPQSSSGFIPFARVAHAKYMVVDGKSTWIGTSNWEGDYFTVSRNVGLFIDGKAIAGQLERIFEDGFGGAYAEVLDPDRKYEPPRIE, encoded by the coding sequence ATGTCGCGCCTCGCCCTCCCCCTCGCCGCCTCGCTCCTCGTTCTCGCCGGTTGTCCGCACGAACCGGCCCCGCAAACGCCCGCGCCCGCCCCGACGCCCGGGGAGCCGTTCGTCGCAGGGATGCCCCTCGAGATCGTCGAAACCCCGCCCGCCGAGACCACGCTCGATCATCCCGACGTGCAAAACGCCGCCGAGGTGTGGCTCGCGATGATCCAGGGCGCGAAGCGGTCGATCGACATCGAGCATTTTTACATCAGCAATGCGCCCGGCGGAAAACTCGAGCCGGTGCTCGCGGCGATCGAGGAGGCCGTGCGCCGCGGCGTGCGCGTGCGGCTCCTCGCCGACGTGAAGTTTTACCTGCGATACCCCGAATCCGTCGATCGGCTGGCCTCGCACGGGGTCCTCGTCCGCAAACTGGACCTCCGGTCGCGCGACGGCGTGCAGCACGCGAAATACATGGTGGTCGACGAGGGGGACGCGTACGTCGGCAGCCAAAACATGGATTACCGCTCGCTCGAACACATCCAGGAAATCGGCGCCCGCGTGCGCGTGCCCGAGGTTGTCGCGGCGTACGCGCGGGTCTTCGCGCAAGATTGGTGGATCGCCGGCGGGGAGGTCGCTGCCGAATCACCGGATACGAAGCCGCTCGCGCTCCCCGCGCGCTTCACATTCGGCGCCGAGGAGGTGCGAATCCTGCCCACGGCGAGCCCCAAGGATCTCCTGCCCGCGGGCGTGCCGTGGGAGCTTCCCGAGCTGCTCGCGCGGATCGACGGCGCCGAACGCACGCTCGACGTGCAAGTCCTCACGTACCGCACGAAAATGCGAAACGGCACGCCGTGGACGGACCTCGACGATGCGCTCCGAAGAGCAGCAAAGCGCGGCGTGCGCGTACGTTTGCTCGTCGCGGATTGGAGCAAACGCGAGGCGTCGCTTGAAGGGCTGCGCGAGCTTTCGCGCGTCCCCGGGATCTCCATCCGGTTCCTCGTGATCCCGCAGAGCTCGTCCGGCTTCATCCCGTTCGCCCGCGTGGCCCACGCGAAATACATGGTCGTCGACGGCAAGAGCACCTGGATCGGCACGAGCAACTGGGAGGGCGACTATTTCACGGTGAGCCGGAACGTCGGCTTGTTCATCGACGGCAAGGCGATCGCCGGGCAGCTCGAACGCATCTTCGAGGACGGGTTCGGCGGCGCGTACGCCGAGGTGCTCGATCCCGACCGCAAGTACGAGCCGCCGCGCATCGAATGA